The Zobellia alginiliquefaciens genome contains a region encoding:
- a CDS encoding glycoside hydrolase family 2 TIM barrel-domain containing protein, protein MKNLKITMTVIIALFLSVLNANAFQPGTNSTQTKIRYLSGTGMDDMVEWDFYVSEGRKSGEWTTIGVPSCWEQQGFGAYNYGSDDVKTRAKEYGVYKYNFHAPADWSNNEVKIVFEGVMTDAEVKINGKLAGEIHQGSFYEFKYAISKLLNYGKENLLEVKVNKVSANESINHAERDADFWVFGGIYRPVYLEILPKEHMERVAIDAKANGKIIVDVFTTSKKASSIQMYLSDDKGNKIQDLSVTENKSTSEKWNFSTKANTIKTWNPETPNLYILTIELLNKKNEVLHSLNKRIGFRTVEILEGDGIYVNGERIKFKGVNRHSFHPKSGRTTSKAWSIEQAQQMKDMNMNAVRMSHYPPDVHFLDVCDSLGLFVIDEICTWHNPMLDTKVARKIVKETVVRDVNHPSILLWANGNEQGWNPEVDDDYAKWDIQNREVIHPWSIYKKTNTIHYSHYHSLINDAYSKEKILFPTEFLHGLYDGGHGAGLEDYWNIMWNLPLSAGGFLWGFADEGIERTDRNNEIDLQGNKAADGIVGPYGEKEASYFTIKEIWSPIYIEDRYITNDFNGIFRLESRYHYTNLEKCSMTAKWLKFDGPDGKKNPTVFSESEVKLPNLAPSSKGKITVNKPQNWQSTDALHLTATDPYGKEIFTWSYPVSTPKDVSDSKTDYKGSEVITTETKDKQIRIETNHITYRFSRETGMLQEVKKDSTVIPLSNGPIILNQDQKIENLTVTPFKNKVEITVVYEKTDKSPGWSTVKEYASDIIKWTVHANGLLDLKVKFKGYRNVKGFKGITFSFPEEEVAGMKWLGDGPYRVWRNRMKGTKFQVWENDYNNTITGESGFVYPEFKGFFSGLYWSKLKGKNNNGFTVYCKTPHTYLRMLTPDAPADNKRDKVIPEFPAGDISFVMNIPAIGTKFQYAESTGPHGNPEHYFGNDDDLISLDLTFKF, encoded by the coding sequence ATGAAAAATCTTAAAATAACTATGACTGTCATCATAGCTCTTTTCCTATCTGTTTTAAACGCAAATGCTTTTCAGCCTGGCACAAATTCAACACAAACTAAAATCCGATATCTATCAGGTACAGGAATGGACGATATGGTAGAGTGGGATTTCTACGTCTCGGAAGGGAGAAAAAGTGGAGAATGGACAACCATTGGAGTACCTTCTTGCTGGGAACAACAAGGTTTTGGAGCGTACAACTACGGAAGCGATGACGTCAAAACACGCGCTAAAGAATATGGGGTATACAAATATAATTTCCATGCACCTGCGGATTGGAGTAACAACGAAGTAAAAATTGTTTTTGAAGGTGTTATGACAGATGCCGAAGTAAAAATAAACGGCAAACTGGCGGGAGAAATTCACCAAGGTTCTTTTTACGAGTTTAAATATGCAATAAGTAAACTTTTAAATTATGGAAAAGAGAACCTATTGGAGGTTAAAGTGAATAAGGTTTCCGCAAACGAATCCATAAACCATGCAGAACGAGATGCTGATTTTTGGGTTTTTGGTGGTATATATAGACCTGTCTATTTAGAGATTTTACCCAAAGAACACATGGAGCGTGTAGCCATTGATGCAAAAGCCAACGGAAAAATAATTGTAGACGTATTTACCACTTCAAAAAAGGCTTCATCCATACAAATGTACTTATCAGATGATAAAGGGAATAAAATTCAAGATTTATCGGTTACAGAAAACAAGAGCACAAGCGAGAAATGGAACTTTTCTACCAAAGCAAATACTATAAAAACATGGAATCCTGAAACTCCCAATCTATACATCCTAACAATAGAACTCCTCAACAAAAAGAATGAGGTACTGCATAGCTTAAATAAACGAATTGGTTTTAGAACGGTTGAAATTCTTGAAGGTGATGGCATTTATGTAAACGGGGAACGCATTAAGTTTAAAGGCGTAAATAGGCATTCTTTTCATCCCAAATCGGGTCGGACTACATCAAAAGCTTGGAGTATTGAACAAGCGCAACAAATGAAAGACATGAATATGAATGCTGTTCGTATGTCTCACTATCCCCCGGATGTCCACTTTTTAGATGTTTGCGATTCCCTAGGCTTATTCGTCATAGATGAAATTTGCACGTGGCACAACCCAATGTTAGACACCAAAGTAGCTCGTAAAATTGTGAAGGAAACCGTGGTTAGAGACGTTAATCATCCTTCCATCTTACTTTGGGCCAATGGTAATGAGCAAGGTTGGAATCCAGAAGTAGATGATGATTACGCCAAATGGGATATTCAAAACCGAGAGGTCATCCACCCCTGGAGTATTTACAAAAAGACGAATACCATTCATTACAGTCACTATCATTCCTTAATAAACGATGCCTATTCCAAAGAAAAAATCCTGTTCCCAACGGAGTTTTTACATGGTCTGTACGATGGTGGACATGGCGCGGGCCTAGAAGACTATTGGAATATCATGTGGAATTTACCTCTAAGTGCAGGCGGCTTCCTTTGGGGTTTTGCCGATGAGGGTATTGAGCGCACCGATAGAAACAATGAAATCGACTTACAAGGAAACAAGGCCGCAGATGGTATTGTTGGACCGTACGGTGAAAAAGAGGCCAGTTATTTCACCATTAAAGAAATATGGTCTCCAATTTATATTGAGGATCGGTATATAACTAATGATTTCAACGGAATTTTCAGATTAGAGAGCCGCTATCATTATACTAACCTAGAGAAATGTTCCATGACCGCAAAGTGGCTAAAGTTCGATGGACCAGACGGTAAAAAAAACCCTACTGTTTTTAGCGAAAGTGAAGTAAAATTACCCAACTTAGCTCCATCATCTAAAGGGAAAATCACGGTTAACAAGCCTCAAAACTGGCAATCTACCGATGCCTTGCACTTAACGGCGACAGACCCGTATGGGAAAGAGATTTTTACATGGAGTTATCCCGTTTCTACACCAAAAGATGTGAGTGATTCTAAAACTGACTATAAGGGGTCCGAAGTTATTACAACAGAAACCAAGGATAAACAGATAAGGATTGAGACAAACCATATAACCTATCGTTTTTCCAGAGAAACAGGCATGTTACAAGAGGTAAAAAAAGACAGTACCGTTATACCTTTAAGTAACGGGCCAATTATCCTAAATCAAGATCAAAAAATAGAAAATCTGACCGTAACCCCTTTTAAAAATAAAGTTGAAATAACCGTTGTTTATGAAAAGACGGATAAATCACCGGGATGGTCAACCGTAAAAGAATATGCTTCAGATATTATAAAATGGACAGTGCATGCCAATGGTTTATTGGACTTAAAGGTTAAGTTTAAAGGTTACCGAAATGTAAAAGGTTTTAAGGGCATCACCTTTTCTTTTCCAGAAGAAGAAGTTGCAGGTATGAAATGGCTCGGAGATGGCCCGTACCGTGTTTGGAGAAATAGAATGAAAGGAACAAAATTCCAAGTTTGGGAAAACGATTACAATAATACCATCACCGGTGAATCCGGTTTTGTTTACCCGGAATTCAAAGGCTTTTTCTCCGGTTTATATTGGTCCAAATTAAAGGGTAAGAACAACAACGGTTTTACCGTATACTGTAAAACACCTCATACCTATTTACGTATGCTCACACCAGATGCGCCAGCCGATAATAAGAGGGATAAAGTAATTCCAGAATTCCCTGCAGGAGATATTTCATTTGTGATGAACATTCCTGCTATTGGCACCAAGTTTCAGTATGCCGAGAGTACTGGTCCACATGGTAATCCCGAGCATTATTTTGGTAACGACGACGATTTAATAAGCCTTGACCTAACCTTTAAATTTTAA